Proteins encoded in a region of the Cytobacillus pseudoceanisediminis genome:
- a CDS encoding CBS domain-containing protein codes for MEMIRDIMTGHVESCSLLDNVYEVAVKMKELNVGAIPIVDNEKLVGMITDRDIVLRCVAEKHPASSKVEDIMSSHLVTVTRDTEAREAARLMAEHQIRRLPVVEGDKLVGIVSLGDFAVRHLTDDQAGEALTDISKHGTEAQH; via the coding sequence ATGGAAATGATTCGTGATATTATGACCGGCCATGTTGAAAGCTGTTCTCTACTGGACAATGTGTATGAAGTGGCAGTTAAGATGAAAGAATTAAACGTAGGGGCTATCCCAATTGTGGATAATGAGAAGCTAGTAGGAATGATAACAGACCGGGATATAGTTCTTCGCTGTGTGGCAGAAAAACACCCTGCTTCATCCAAAGTAGAAGATATTATGAGCAGCCATTTAGTAACCGTTACCAGGGATACAGAGGCTCGGGAAGCTGCACGCTTGATGGCTGAACATCAAATTCGCAGGCTTCCTGTTGTGGAAGGTGACAAGCTTGTTGGAATAGTATCTCTCGGGGACTTTGCTGTCCGTCATTTAACGGATGACCAGGCTGGAGAAGCGCTTACTGATATTTCAAAACACGGAACTGAAGCACAGCATTAA